From Amycolatopsis sp. cg9, one genomic window encodes:
- a CDS encoding WXG100 family type VII secretion target — translation MWSSGVVDASGVVSSVLSGYRRVLVECQRRVTGDPGALSAASQRVATQATTVSGKAKEIDESAKTLHADWDGDAYTAFATAAGKLGEELTDAATKLDDQAKRLATAAQLVQSAKAAVDSIIAQFDQYAQQLTAQARAVNSGSVGAFIQAARQLGEQSVQAARQVVDEFSDALAELFPPEGVGRLEHELGKWARGPLHWLNGEPLDGRKRPRTVPSWFGNSGWKKLTWDGLEGTRAPKKADTPFGRPEAEGLKDKIGRNTEITYYKFQHEQDGFSPEYDGKITSKGWDVGASGHAELAAVHGEAELKKEWGVAEAHAKGTVFAGGEAGASGTIGAHGVGAHANAFVGGKVEGEVAADVAGIGVGANGTLQYGLGAQLDAQAVYDAGHLKVNFKAGAALGLGLGVGAKIDIDLPKLGHTIGEYGGAAVDAVGHAAGDAADAVGSAWDDAVSYVGL, via the coding sequence ATGTGGTCCTCGGGGGTGGTCGACGCGTCGGGGGTGGTCAGCTCCGTGCTGTCCGGGTACCGGCGCGTGCTCGTCGAGTGCCAGCGACGCGTCACCGGTGATCCCGGTGCGCTCAGTGCGGCGTCGCAGCGGGTCGCCACCCAGGCCACCACGGTTTCGGGCAAGGCGAAGGAAATCGACGAGTCCGCCAAGACCCTGCACGCGGACTGGGACGGTGACGCCTACACCGCGTTCGCCACGGCCGCCGGGAAACTCGGCGAAGAGCTCACCGACGCGGCCACGAAGCTCGACGACCAGGCGAAACGACTCGCCACCGCGGCACAGCTGGTCCAGTCCGCGAAGGCCGCCGTCGACTCGATCATCGCCCAGTTCGACCAGTACGCCCAGCAGCTGACCGCCCAGGCCCGCGCGGTGAACTCCGGCTCGGTCGGCGCGTTCATCCAGGCCGCCCGGCAGCTCGGCGAACAGAGCGTGCAGGCCGCCCGCCAGGTCGTCGACGAGTTCTCCGACGCGCTCGCCGAGCTGTTCCCGCCCGAAGGCGTCGGACGGCTGGAGCACGAGCTGGGCAAGTGGGCGCGCGGCCCGCTGCACTGGCTCAACGGCGAACCGCTCGACGGCCGGAAGCGGCCGCGGACCGTGCCGTCGTGGTTCGGCAACTCCGGCTGGAAGAAGCTCACCTGGGACGGCCTCGAAGGCACCCGCGCGCCGAAGAAGGCGGACACGCCGTTCGGGCGGCCGGAAGCCGAGGGGCTCAAGGACAAGATCGGCCGCAACACCGAGATCACCTACTACAAGTTCCAGCACGAGCAGGACGGGTTTTCCCCCGAGTACGACGGGAAGATCACGTCGAAGGGCTGGGACGTCGGCGCGTCCGGGCACGCGGAACTCGCGGCCGTGCACGGCGAAGCCGAGCTCAAGAAGGAGTGGGGTGTCGCCGAAGCCCACGCCAAGGGCACGGTGTTCGCCGGCGGCGAGGCCGGCGCGTCCGGCACGATCGGCGCGCACGGCGTCGGCGCGCACGCGAACGCCTTCGTGGGCGGGAAGGTCGAGGGCGAGGTCGCCGCGGACGTCGCCGGCATCGGCGTCGGCGCGAACGGCACGCTGCAGTACGGCCTCGGCGCGCAGCTCGACGCCCAGGCCGTCTACGACGCCGGGCACCTCAAGGTGAACTTCAAGGCGGGCGCGGCGCTGGGCCTCGGCCTCGGCGTCGGCGCGAAGATCGACATCGACCTGCCGAAGCTCGGCCACACCATCGGCGAGTACGGCGGCGCGGCCGTCGACGCGGTCGGCCACGCGGCCGGCGACGCCGCCGACGCCGTCGGATCCGCTTGGGACGACGCCGTTTCGTACGTGGGGTTGTGA
- a CDS encoding YbaB/EbfC family nucleoid-associated protein, which produces MTDPYAVPDMDELLAQVRKQTEEVQRIQRTVEAMEVKAHSRQNEVTVTLRGDGRFTSIDIDPRAIREYDARNLSEIVLEAVNAGLQKLAEASNAKFAPVISAAKEI; this is translated from the coding sequence GTGACCGATCCGTACGCGGTGCCGGACATGGACGAGCTGCTCGCGCAGGTGCGCAAGCAGACCGAAGAGGTCCAGCGGATCCAGCGCACGGTCGAGGCGATGGAGGTCAAGGCGCACTCGCGGCAGAACGAGGTCACCGTCACCCTCCGCGGCGACGGCCGGTTCACCTCGATCGACATCGACCCCCGCGCGATCCGCGAGTACGACGCCCGCAACCTCTCGGAGATCGTCCTCGAGGCGGTGAACGCCGGGCTGCAGAAGCTCGCCGAGGCGTCGAACGCCAAGTTCGCCCCGGTGATCTCGGCCGCGAAAGAGATCTGA
- the eccD gene encoding type VII secretion integral membrane protein EccD → MTASITGTTRRVTVVTPRARVDVALPQQSTFAELVPQLVRLAGAAGQASAEHPGWVLSRLGGAPLALGLSVAAAQIRDGEVLHLTPRERPRGPLLFDDVVDSIASVADTSGGWGPSVARRSGLVAAVVLLLAGGLLVQSAASGSVLAPIGTGLLALVLLLGGGALSRAYGDAEAGAAGAVAGVGVALLAGMSVLPPHPLFSLSAGPLAAGFAAVTVFGVLAAVSVADRLPWFVAITGAAGVGALTTGVVLLAGVSPASAASVAAVLCTALAAVAPMLSLRLARLPLPRVPDDMAAFRADEQPSLGTEMIGRTSRAQAVLTGLLVALGLVVLASSVVLSSRGPWEAGLAGVLGVAWILRSRSYAGRAQRLVLVGFGILSLVCAGVWLVASGNRTVVFAAGCAVVLAAALCLVYATRVARGLRSPYWSRLLDVSEFLVLLSLVPFVGMISGVYEAVRG, encoded by the coding sequence ATGACCGCTTCGATCACCGGGACGACGCGGCGGGTCACGGTGGTCACGCCGAGGGCCCGCGTGGACGTCGCCCTGCCGCAGCAGTCGACGTTCGCCGAGCTGGTGCCGCAGCTGGTCCGGCTGGCCGGCGCCGCCGGGCAGGCGTCGGCCGAACACCCCGGCTGGGTGCTCTCCCGGCTCGGCGGGGCGCCACTGGCCTTGGGCCTGAGCGTCGCGGCCGCCCAGATCCGGGACGGCGAAGTGCTCCACCTGACCCCGCGGGAACGCCCGCGGGGTCCGCTGCTGTTCGACGACGTCGTCGATTCGATCGCGAGCGTCGCCGACACCTCCGGCGGCTGGGGCCCGTCGGTGGCGCGCCGGTCCGGCCTGGTGGCCGCGGTGGTGCTGCTGCTGGCGGGCGGTCTCCTGGTGCAGTCGGCGGCGTCCGGCAGCGTCCTGGCGCCCATCGGCACCGGGCTGCTGGCCTTGGTGCTGCTGCTCGGCGGCGGCGCGCTCAGCCGCGCCTACGGCGACGCGGAGGCCGGGGCCGCGGGCGCGGTCGCGGGCGTCGGGGTCGCGTTGCTGGCCGGGATGTCCGTGCTGCCCCCGCACCCGCTGTTCTCGCTCTCGGCCGGCCCGCTGGCGGCCGGCTTCGCCGCGGTGACGGTGTTCGGCGTCCTGGCGGCGGTCTCGGTGGCCGACCGCCTCCCGTGGTTCGTGGCGATCACCGGAGCGGCCGGCGTCGGCGCGCTGACGACGGGCGTGGTGCTCCTGGCCGGCGTCTCACCCGCTTCGGCCGCCTCGGTGGCGGCGGTGCTCTGCACGGCGCTGGCGGCGGTGGCCCCGATGCTGTCCCTGCGCCTGGCACGCCTGCCGCTGCCCCGGGTCCCGGACGACATGGCGGCGTTCCGCGCGGACGAACAGCCGTCGCTCGGCACGGAGATGATCGGCCGGACGTCCCGCGCCCAGGCCGTGCTGACGGGCCTGCTCGTCGCGCTCGGCCTGGTGGTGCTGGCGTCTTCTGTCGTGCTGTCTTCGCGCGGCCCGTGGGAAGCGGGCCTGGCCGGGGTGCTGGGCGTGGCGTGGATCCTGCGGTCGCGGTCGTACGCGGGCCGGGCGCAGCGGCTGGTGCTCGTCGGGTTCGGGATCCTGAGCCTGGTGTGCGCCGGCGTGTGGCTGGTGGCTTCCGGCAACCGCACGGTCGTTTTCGCGGCGGGGTGCGCGGTCGTCCTGGCTGCGGCGCTTTGCCTCGTGTACGCGACGCGGGTGGCGCGGGGGCTGCGTTCGCCTTACTGGTCGCGGCTGCTGGACGTTTCCGAGTTCCTGGTGCTGCTGTCGCTGGTCCCGTTCGTGGGCATGATCTCGGGGGTCTACGAGGCCGTCCGCGGCTGA
- a CDS encoding type VII secretion protein EccE, translating into MSVETAGAVRPAPSRPASAALPWLLPIRPLQAAVWELAAIAVLLAWLVDGVAQPVRIAASVVAGLVVLLTSVRFAGRHLAGWALTWTVFRLRRHDTRRDSPDPLLSVAGPVKVRQHVDRAGNRFGVAEVDGGWSALVRLTPGTGAPGALADVLREAYRRTDVPLASAQLLTWAIPRGEQVLRVRWLAVRYRPDLAPIAALARGGGDLGALRSTASAALSLMGALAEAGYQSTVLEAGELAKELRVALGVQGPASGAPESWRAWKWGGGAPQMCFAPRSTRMPDVAVPGAAFTATSYTLTRTAGGKEKAEVTIRVGARPGASVPAPPAAVPLHGRHGAGVRQTLPLALDS; encoded by the coding sequence GTGTCCGTCGAAACCGCCGGCGCCGTCCGCCCGGCACCGTCCCGGCCCGCCTCCGCCGCGCTGCCCTGGCTGCTGCCGATCCGGCCGCTGCAGGCCGCGGTGTGGGAGCTCGCCGCGATCGCCGTCCTGCTCGCCTGGCTGGTCGACGGTGTCGCGCAGCCGGTGCGGATCGCCGCGAGCGTCGTCGCCGGGCTCGTCGTGCTGCTGACGTCCGTGCGGTTCGCCGGACGGCACCTGGCGGGCTGGGCGCTGACCTGGACGGTGTTCCGGCTCCGGCGGCACGACACCCGCCGCGACAGCCCGGACCCGCTGCTGTCGGTGGCCGGGCCGGTGAAGGTCCGCCAGCACGTCGACCGCGCGGGCAACCGCTTCGGCGTCGCGGAGGTCGACGGCGGCTGGAGCGCGCTGGTGCGGCTGACGCCGGGGACGGGCGCGCCGGGCGCGCTGGCCGACGTCCTGCGCGAGGCCTACCGGCGGACCGACGTCCCGCTGGCTTCGGCGCAGCTGCTGACGTGGGCCATCCCGCGCGGTGAGCAGGTGCTGCGCGTGCGGTGGCTGGCGGTGCGGTACCGGCCGGACCTGGCCCCGATCGCGGCACTGGCCCGCGGCGGCGGCGATCTCGGGGCGCTGCGGAGCACGGCGTCGGCGGCGTTGAGCCTGATGGGGGCGCTGGCCGAGGCCGGGTACCAGAGCACCGTGCTGGAGGCCGGGGAGCTGGCGAAGGAGCTGCGGGTGGCGCTGGGCGTCCAGGGACCCGCGTCGGGCGCGCCCGAGAGCTGGCGGGCGTGGAAGTGGGGTGGCGGTGCCCCGCAGATGTGCTTCGCGCCGCGGTCCACGCGGATGCCGGACGTCGCGGTCCCGGGCGCGGCGTTCACGGCGACGTCGTACACGCTGACGCGGACCGCGGGCGGCAAGGAGAAGGCGGAAGTGACGATCCGGGTGGGAGCGCGGCCGGGTGCTTCGGTCCCGGCACCGCCGGCCGCGGTCCCGCTGCACGGCCGGCACGGTGCCGGGGTTCGCCAGACGCTGCCGCTGGCGCTGGACAGCTGA
- the eccB gene encoding type VII secretion protein EccB produces the protein MWTQRDQIQAYQFLRRRLVSALVAADANHPVSPSRRLVLATVLGLVAALLVTAVFGIIGLLNPSGGKDWLEGGKVIVEEGTGARFVLGADGVLHPVLNYASARLLAGGTGEATVSVSPENLGKAGRGTQIGIPGAPDSLPATGALVNAAWTSCSRTTQDAPASEEPRTAVLLAPPASGVELPRDQGVIVRLPQGDRFLLAGGRRYKLSDEAATALQFDSYPTIAVSSRWIDTVPAGRDLAALPVDGAGDRGPAVGGRDTRVGEVLAVVDAMAAPGAATSYYLVRRDGLEPVGQTEASLLVTTEANAAAYSGPPAPVEVRAADVAAVAKVAAPRAGGADPAAYPDRIPGKAPITGGSVALCVQGSRLLVSAEFPLSPGAKAIQVATRTEARVADEVFVPPSGGAVVVEAGSATTYLVTDTGRKYPVVSAQALSSLGYGGVAKSPVAGSLLALVPTGPALDPATAGRPAPSGGTG, from the coding sequence GTGTGGACGCAGCGGGACCAGATCCAGGCGTACCAGTTCCTCCGCCGCAGGCTCGTTTCCGCGCTCGTCGCCGCGGACGCCAACCACCCCGTCTCGCCCAGCCGCCGGCTCGTGCTGGCCACCGTGCTGGGACTCGTGGCCGCGCTCCTCGTCACCGCCGTCTTCGGGATCATCGGCCTGCTGAACCCGTCGGGCGGCAAGGACTGGCTCGAAGGCGGCAAGGTGATCGTCGAGGAGGGCACCGGCGCGCGGTTCGTCCTCGGTGCCGACGGCGTGCTGCACCCGGTGCTCAACTACGCGTCCGCGCGGCTGCTGGCCGGCGGCACCGGCGAAGCGACCGTGAGCGTGTCGCCGGAGAACCTCGGCAAGGCGGGCCGCGGCACCCAGATCGGCATCCCGGGCGCGCCCGACTCGCTGCCCGCGACCGGCGCCCTCGTGAACGCCGCGTGGACGAGCTGCAGCCGCACCACCCAGGACGCGCCCGCGTCGGAAGAACCGCGCACCGCCGTCCTGCTCGCCCCGCCCGCGTCCGGCGTCGAACTGCCGCGCGACCAGGGCGTGATCGTCCGGCTGCCGCAGGGGGACCGGTTCCTGCTCGCCGGCGGGCGGCGCTACAAGCTCAGCGACGAGGCCGCGACCGCGCTGCAGTTCGACAGCTACCCGACGATCGCGGTGTCCTCGCGGTGGATCGACACCGTCCCGGCCGGGCGCGACCTCGCCGCGCTGCCGGTCGACGGCGCCGGCGACCGCGGACCGGCCGTCGGCGGCCGCGACACCCGCGTCGGCGAAGTCCTCGCCGTCGTCGACGCCATGGCCGCGCCCGGCGCCGCGACTTCGTACTACCTGGTCCGCCGCGACGGACTCGAACCGGTGGGGCAGACCGAAGCGAGCCTCCTGGTGACGACGGAAGCCAACGCCGCCGCCTACTCCGGACCGCCCGCGCCGGTGGAGGTCCGCGCGGCCGACGTCGCCGCGGTGGCCAAGGTCGCCGCGCCCCGCGCCGGCGGCGCCGACCCGGCGGCCTACCCCGACCGCATCCCCGGCAAGGCGCCGATCACCGGCGGCTCGGTCGCCCTGTGCGTTCAGGGCAGCCGGTTGCTCGTTTCGGCCGAATTCCCGCTTTCCCCTGGTGCCAAGGCAATCCAGGTCGCCACCCGGACCGAAGCAAGGGTGGCGGACGAGGTGTTCGTACCTCCGTCGGGGGGAGCCGTCGTCGTCGAAGCCGGCTCGGCCACCACCTACCTGGTGACCGACACGGGCCGGAAGTACCCGGTGGTGAGCGCGCAGGCGCTGTCCTCGCTCGGTTACGGAGGAGTGGCGAAGTCACCGGTCGCAGGTAGTTTGCTGGCATTGGTGCCGACGGGCCCCGCGCTGGACCCGGCCACGGCCGGGCGGCCGGCTCCGTCGGGTGGAACGGGGTGA
- a CDS encoding response regulator encodes MTEERSTGEVDQGRVRVAVIEDHPLYRVSVERVLAEADFVELGAVVDSVARFHVHRQPPGSVVLLDLGLPGVAGAAAVLEVCELGHHVLVVSAQAEPEVVLGAIAAGARGFLSKDVDADELLIAIKTVAGGGAYVSAVVAGMIMKDNADRPAVSADVELSPREEQVLRLVAAGERDVDIALILGIGVRTVRGYLDRIRDKTGERRRPGLVKEAIRRGLIGGADPRRGGRK; translated from the coding sequence ATGACAGAAGAGCGTTCGACCGGCGAAGTGGACCAGGGGCGGGTCCGCGTCGCGGTCATCGAAGACCATCCGCTGTACCGCGTCTCCGTCGAGCGCGTGCTGGCCGAGGCCGACTTCGTCGAGCTCGGCGCGGTGGTCGATTCGGTGGCGCGGTTCCACGTGCACCGGCAGCCGCCGGGGAGCGTGGTCCTGCTCGACCTCGGGCTCCCCGGCGTGGCGGGGGCCGCGGCGGTGCTGGAGGTCTGCGAGCTCGGGCACCACGTGCTCGTGGTGTCCGCCCAGGCGGAGCCGGAGGTGGTGCTGGGCGCGATCGCGGCGGGGGCGCGCGGCTTCCTTTCGAAGGACGTCGACGCCGACGAGCTGCTGATCGCGATCAAGACGGTCGCCGGCGGCGGCGCCTACGTCTCGGCGGTGGTCGCCGGGATGATCATGAAGGACAACGCGGACCGCCCGGCCGTCTCGGCGGACGTCGAGCTGTCACCGCGCGAGGAGCAGGTGCTGCGGCTGGTGGCGGCGGGGGAACGGGACGTCGACATCGCGCTGATCCTCGGCATCGGCGTCCGCACCGTGCGGGGCTACCTCGACCGGATCCGCGACAAGACGGGCGAACGGCGGCGGCCGGGGCTGGTCAAGGAAGCCATCCGGCGCGGCTTGATCGGTGGCGCGGACCCCCGGCGCGGCGGCCGCAAATGA
- a CDS encoding response regulator, which produces MSDPEETQTPPPPPRRIHVGVIEDHPLYRYALTRVLTEAPDVELGAVADSVARFAVQDQPAGSVVVLDLKLRGVQDAAAVLEVGQMGHKVLVVSAHAEQPEVLGAMQAGAKGFLSKDVDGDELLRAIRTIADDNAYVSPTLAGMIIQDSEERHAGPKIVLSEREKQVLRLVAAGERDVDVAEILNISVRTVRSYLDRIRDKTGERRRAGFVRVAIREGLLR; this is translated from the coding sequence ATGAGCGACCCGGAGGAAACCCAGACCCCGCCCCCGCCCCCGCGGCGGATCCACGTGGGTGTGATCGAGGACCACCCGCTCTACCGGTACGCGCTGACCCGCGTGCTCACCGAGGCACCGGACGTCGAGCTCGGCGCGGTCGCCGATTCGGTGGCCCGGTTCGCGGTCCAGGACCAGCCGGCGGGCAGCGTCGTCGTCCTCGACCTCAAGCTGCGCGGCGTCCAGGACGCGGCCGCGGTCCTGGAAGTGGGGCAGATGGGGCACAAGGTGCTGGTGGTGTCCGCGCACGCGGAACAGCCGGAGGTGCTCGGCGCGATGCAGGCGGGCGCGAAGGGCTTCCTGTCCAAGGACGTCGACGGCGACGAGCTGCTGCGCGCGATCCGCACCATCGCCGACGACAACGCGTACGTGTCGCCGACGCTGGCGGGGATGATCATCCAGGACAGCGAAGAGCGGCACGCGGGGCCGAAGATCGTGCTGTCGGAACGGGAAAAGCAGGTGCTCCGGCTGGTGGCGGCCGGGGAGCGGGACGTCGACGTCGCCGAGATCCTCAACATCAGCGTCCGGACGGTCCGGTCCTACCTGGACCGCATCCGCGACAAGACCGGCGAACGGCGCCGCGCGGGCTTCGTCCGCGTCGCCATCCGCGAAGGCCTGCTCCGCTAG
- a CDS encoding carbon-nitrogen hydrolase family protein: protein MARIALCQVNSGDDPEANLKLVRSGVEAAVAGGARIVVFPEAAMARFGRPLEPVAEPLDGPWASAVAAVAAEYDVVVVAGMFTPADGGRVRNTLLITGGGHHRGYDKIHLYDAFGFAESDTVAPGTTPVTFEFDGVVYGVATCYDVRFPELFRALADDGADVVLLPASWGAGEGKRDQWEVLVRARALDSGCWVLSCGQADPAATGLAVNPKAPTGIGFSTVSDGFGRVIAQAGAAPETLLVDVDPAVSAQARTATGALANRRL from the coding sequence GTGGCGCGAATCGCGTTGTGCCAGGTCAACTCGGGTGACGATCCGGAGGCGAACCTGAAGCTCGTTCGCTCCGGCGTGGAGGCCGCGGTGGCGGGCGGCGCGCGGATCGTCGTGTTCCCCGAAGCGGCGATGGCGCGCTTCGGCCGTCCGCTGGAGCCGGTCGCGGAGCCGCTCGACGGGCCGTGGGCCTCGGCGGTGGCCGCCGTCGCCGCCGAGTACGACGTCGTGGTCGTCGCCGGGATGTTCACCCCCGCCGACGGCGGCCGGGTCCGCAACACGCTGCTGATCACCGGCGGCGGGCACCACCGCGGCTACGACAAGATCCACCTCTACGACGCCTTCGGGTTCGCCGAGTCCGACACGGTCGCCCCGGGCACCACGCCGGTGACCTTCGAGTTCGACGGCGTCGTGTACGGCGTCGCGACCTGCTACGACGTGCGCTTCCCGGAGCTGTTCCGCGCGCTGGCCGACGACGGCGCCGACGTCGTGCTGCTGCCGGCGTCGTGGGGCGCCGGTGAGGGCAAGCGCGACCAGTGGGAGGTGCTGGTGCGGGCGCGGGCCCTGGATTCGGGCTGCTGGGTGCTGAGCTGCGGCCAGGCCGACCCGGCGGCGACCGGGCTCGCGGTGAACCCGAAGGCGCCGACCGGCATCGGCTTCTCGACGGTGTCGGACGGCTTCGGCCGGGTGATCGCCCAGGCCGGCGCCGCCCCCGAGACGCTGCTGGTGGACGTCGACCCGGCCGTGTCGGCCCAGGCCCGCACCGCCACGGGAGCCCTGGCCAACCGCCGTCTCTGA
- the hisD gene encoding histidinol dehydrogenase, whose amino-acid sequence MLNRTDLRGQVPTAAELRATLPRAEYDVDAALHHVRPVVEAVRDRGVEAVLEYTEKFDRVRPTAVRVPRAELTRALEQLDPAVRAALEESITRARKVHAEQRRTDVTTTVVEGGTVTERWVPVERVGLYAPGGLAVYPSTVVMNVVPAQIAGVGSLVVCSPPQAAFGGLPHPTILAAAELLGVDEVWAAGGAQAVALLAYGGTDTDGAELAPVDVVTGPGNIYLTAAKRLLRGLIGIDSEAGPTEIAILADETADPVHVAADLISQAEHDPLAASVLVTTSVELADAVDKDLASRVAATKHSERVAEALGGKQSGIILVSTVDDGLRVVDAYAAEHLEIQTADARAVAARVRNAGAIFVGAYAPVSLGDYCAGSNHVLPTGGFARHSSGLSVQSFLKGIHVVDYSEDALREVAGRVVALADAEDLPAHGEAVAARFAGEELR is encoded by the coding sequence ATGTTGAACCGCACCGACCTGCGCGGGCAGGTCCCGACCGCCGCCGAACTGCGCGCCACGCTGCCCCGCGCCGAATACGACGTGGACGCGGCGCTGCACCACGTGCGCCCGGTGGTCGAGGCGGTCCGTGACCGCGGTGTCGAAGCCGTCCTCGAGTACACCGAGAAGTTCGACAGGGTGCGGCCCACCGCCGTGCGGGTGCCTCGCGCCGAGCTGACGCGCGCGCTGGAGCAACTGGACCCGGCCGTGCGCGCGGCGCTCGAGGAGTCGATCACCCGCGCCCGGAAGGTGCACGCCGAGCAGCGCCGGACCGACGTCACGACGACCGTCGTCGAGGGCGGCACGGTGACCGAGAGGTGGGTGCCGGTCGAGCGCGTCGGGCTGTACGCGCCGGGCGGCCTGGCCGTGTACCCGTCGACCGTGGTGATGAACGTCGTCCCGGCGCAGATCGCCGGCGTCGGCTCCCTGGTCGTGTGCTCGCCGCCGCAGGCCGCGTTCGGCGGGCTGCCGCACCCGACCATCCTCGCCGCGGCCGAGCTGCTCGGCGTCGACGAGGTGTGGGCGGCGGGCGGCGCGCAGGCCGTCGCGCTGCTGGCGTACGGCGGCACGGACACCGACGGCGCCGAGCTCGCCCCGGTCGACGTCGTCACCGGCCCGGGCAACATCTACCTCACCGCGGCGAAGCGGCTCCTGCGCGGCCTGATCGGCATCGACTCGGAAGCCGGGCCCACCGAGATCGCGATCCTCGCCGACGAGACGGCCGACCCGGTGCACGTCGCCGCCGACCTGATCAGCCAGGCCGAGCACGACCCCCTGGCCGCGAGCGTCCTGGTGACGACGTCGGTCGAGCTGGCCGACGCCGTCGACAAGGACCTGGCGAGCCGCGTCGCCGCGACCAAGCACAGCGAGCGGGTCGCCGAAGCCCTGGGCGGCAAGCAGTCCGGCATCATCCTGGTGTCCACAGTGGATGACGGCCTGCGCGTGGTCGACGCCTACGCCGCCGAGCACCTGGAGATCCAGACGGCGGACGCGCGCGCGGTCGCGGCCCGGGTCCGCAACGCGGGCGCGATCTTCGTCGGCGCGTACGCCCCGGTTTCGCTCGGCGACTACTGCGCCGGGTCCAACCACGTGCTGCCCACCGGCGGGTTCGCCCGCCACTCCTCGGGCCTGTCGGTGCAGAGCTTCCTCAAGGGCATCCACGTCGTGGACTACTCCGAGGACGCGCTGCGCGAGGTCGCCGGCCGCGTCGTCGCGCTGGCCGACGCCGAGGACCTGCCCGCGCACGGCGAAGCCGTCGCCGCCCGGTTCGCGGGGGAGGAGCTCCGATGA